One genomic window of Candidatus Pseudobacter hemicellulosilyticus includes the following:
- a CDS encoding glycoside hydrolase family 3 N-terminal domain-containing protein, whose protein sequence is MKKLLLLALIGICTTAKAQHHSLLPAEFWVDSVFNTLSRDEKIAQLMVVRVSSIGPNRSIIFYEKEVAEAISKYNIGSLCLFQGGPLQQATLVNRFQQLARTPLLVTIDGENGVGMRFDSVMGLPRQMMLGAVQEPALIYEYGRLVADQCKRIGIQVNYAPVVDVNNNPANPVINDRSFGEDKYRVAQYGIQYMKGLQDGGVMACAKHFPGHGDVSVDSHYDLPIINKSRAELDSLELYPFHQLIRAGVGSVMVAHLQVPAIDSTANTPTSISANNVTALLRNELRFDGLTFTDALEMKGVTKFFPDGEASAQALIAGNDMLCLPGDIPDAMERIRKAIRNRKLSWDDIDKHVKRVLLAKYQYGLANVNPISLDHLTEDLNEGVKDMRRLVAEKAITLLRNDEPGLYPLSKSKRIAYVGFGISKDNVFAQQVRKDFDAQVYYFDYKLDTAKVAPFLQLCKERYDAVVIGVHNYSRFPANNFGISTAAWDLIRGLQAQFKTLTLAFGNPYIIKDLCNAPVVLACYEDDDITQTVAADLLYGRLTAKGKLPVTVCPSFPYGSGIVSKRLLPIVPAANLGFNQNKLTNAIDSTVNDAIAKQAIPGAVVLVAKDGKIVFERAYGYYGYDSLMPVYPETIYDLASVTKIMATNLSVMKLYEEGKLDLQKTLGDYLPWTKGSNKAKLKIWDILLHQAGLKAFIPFNRETLTTSDGGSPNWAYYSMKPDSLHQVRVAENLYLRNNWVDTLYTRILSSPLEPGNKYIYSDNDFIFLGKIVETISGLTLDQYVKKTFYDKLQLSSTGFKPRERFPLDYIAPTEKETSFRRQLLQGDVHDPGAAMFGGVAGHAGLFSNAYDLAVLSQVLLNGGVLGGQNFFRKSTIDYFSAYHSAISRRGIGFDKPEKDNATRKEPYPAASASPRTYGHTGFTGTCVWIDPEYNLTFIFLSNRVLSPDPAKFGRMNVRPKVHEAIYRTLLK, encoded by the coding sequence ATGAAGAAACTCCTGTTACTGGCGCTGATCGGGATCTGTACCACTGCAAAGGCCCAGCACCATTCCCTGCTGCCGGCCGAATTCTGGGTAGACAGCGTATTCAACACACTATCCAGAGATGAAAAGATCGCTCAGCTGATGGTGGTCCGGGTTTCTTCCATTGGCCCCAACCGGTCCATCATTTTCTACGAAAAAGAAGTGGCAGAAGCCATCAGCAAATACAATATCGGCAGTCTATGCCTCTTCCAGGGCGGACCACTGCAGCAGGCCACCCTGGTCAATCGCTTCCAGCAGCTGGCCAGAACGCCCCTGCTGGTCACCATTGATGGCGAGAACGGCGTAGGCATGCGGTTCGACAGTGTCATGGGCCTGCCCCGCCAGATGATGCTGGGCGCCGTCCAGGAACCGGCCCTGATCTATGAATACGGCCGGCTGGTAGCCGACCAGTGCAAACGCATCGGCATCCAGGTGAACTATGCCCCCGTAGTGGATGTCAATAACAACCCCGCTAATCCCGTTATCAACGACAGGTCTTTTGGGGAAGATAAATACCGGGTTGCCCAGTACGGCATCCAGTACATGAAAGGTCTGCAGGACGGTGGCGTCATGGCCTGCGCCAAACATTTTCCCGGTCATGGCGATGTTTCCGTAGACTCCCACTATGACCTGCCCATCATCAATAAATCCAGGGCTGAACTGGACTCACTGGAATTATATCCTTTTCACCAGCTCATCCGCGCCGGCGTAGGCAGTGTCATGGTGGCCCACCTCCAGGTGCCCGCCATTGACAGTACCGCCAATACGCCCACTTCCATCTCCGCTAACAATGTAACCGCTTTACTCCGCAACGAGCTGCGCTTTGATGGCCTGACTTTCACCGATGCCCTTGAAATGAAAGGGGTCACCAAATTCTTTCCTGACGGCGAAGCCTCCGCACAGGCGCTGATAGCCGGCAATGACATGCTTTGCCTACCCGGCGATATCCCCGATGCCATGGAAAGGATCAGGAAGGCTATCCGCAACAGGAAGCTGTCCTGGGATGATATTGACAAACATGTGAAACGGGTACTGCTGGCTAAATACCAGTATGGGCTGGCCAATGTAAACCCTATCTCCCTGGACCACCTGACCGAGGACCTGAACGAAGGCGTGAAAGATATGCGCCGGCTGGTGGCGGAAAAAGCCATCACCCTCCTGCGCAATGATGAGCCCGGCCTGTATCCGCTGTCCAAAAGCAAACGGATAGCCTATGTAGGTTTCGGGATCAGCAAGGACAATGTGTTTGCCCAGCAGGTACGAAAGGATTTTGACGCCCAGGTCTATTATTTCGATTACAAACTGGATACGGCCAAAGTAGCGCCCTTCCTGCAACTTTGTAAGGAACGATATGATGCGGTAGTGATCGGCGTACACAACTATTCCCGCTTCCCGGCTAATAACTTCGGCATCAGCACGGCCGCCTGGGACCTGATCCGCGGCCTGCAGGCCCAGTTCAAAACACTGACGCTGGCCTTCGGCAATCCCTATATTATCAAGGACCTCTGCAACGCTCCCGTAGTCCTGGCCTGCTATGAGGATGACGACATCACACAGACCGTAGCGGCCGACCTGCTCTATGGCCGCCTGACGGCCAAAGGCAAACTGCCGGTCACCGTTTGCCCTTCATTCCCTTACGGCTCCGGTATTGTATCCAAAAGACTACTGCCTATAGTTCCTGCCGCCAACCTCGGTTTCAACCAGAACAAACTCACCAATGCCATTGACTCCACCGTGAACGATGCTATTGCCAAACAGGCCATCCCCGGCGCTGTAGTGCTGGTGGCCAAAGACGGCAAGATCGTTTTTGAAAGAGCCTATGGTTATTATGGGTACGACAGCCTGATGCCCGTATATCCTGAAACCATCTATGATCTGGCCTCCGTCACCAAGATCATGGCCACCAATCTTTCGGTCATGAAACTCTATGAGGAAGGCAAGCTGGACCTCCAGAAAACCCTGGGCGATTACCTGCCCTGGACAAAGGGCAGCAACAAGGCCAAACTAAAAATATGGGATATCCTGCTGCACCAGGCCGGCCTGAAAGCCTTTATTCCTTTCAACCGCGAGACCCTGACAACATCTGATGGCGGCAGCCCCAACTGGGCCTATTATTCCATGAAACCCGATTCCCTGCACCAGGTCAGGGTAGCGGAGAACCTTTACCTGCGCAATAACTGGGTGGATACCCTCTATACCCGGATCCTCAGCAGCCCGCTGGAGCCCGGCAACAAATACATTTATTCCGACAATGATTTTATTTTCCTGGGTAAGATCGTGGAAACCATTTCCGGTCTGACCCTGGACCAGTACGTGAAGAAGACCTTTTATGATAAGCTGCAGCTCAGCTCCACCGGTTTCAAGCCGCGGGAACGTTTTCCATTGGACTATATAGCCCCCACCGAGAAAGAGACCAGCTTCCGCCGGCAGCTGCTGCAGGGCGATGTCCATGACCCGGGCGCCGCTATGTTTGGCGGTGTAGCCGGTCATGCCGGACTGTTCAGCAATGCGTACGACCTGGCCGTGCTGAGCCAGGTCCTGCTCAATGGCGGCGTGCTGGGCGGCCAGAATTTCTTCCGCAAATCTACCATCGACTATTTCAGCGCCTATCATAGTGCTATCAGTCGCCGCGGTATCGGGTTCGACAAACCCGAAAAGGACAATGCCACCCGCAAGGAGCCCTATCCTGCCGCTTCGGCCTCTCCACGCACCTACGGACATACCGGCTTTACCGGCACCTGCGTCTGGATAGACCCGGAGTATAACCTCACCTTTATCTTCCTGTCCAACCGGGTACTCAGTCCCGATCCGGCTAAATTCGGGCGCATGAATGTAAGGCCGAAGGTGCATGAGGCTATTTACAGGACGCTGCTGAAGTAG
- the mutL gene encoding DNA mismatch repair endonuclease MutL — MTDIIQLLPDNIANQIAAGEVIQRPSSAVKELLENAVDAGATEIRLIIQDAGKSLIQVIDNGKGMSELDARMCFERHATSKIKNIDDLFRIRTMGFRGEALASVAAVAQVLMKTRRAEDETGTSIEVENSVVIRQEPVATPVGTSIAMKNLFFNIPARRNFLKSNPAETRHIVDEFIRVALSFPQIFFSLTNNGAEMFHLEKGTLKQRVVQVLGSQYNARLVAVQEKTDYLNVQGFVGKPDTARKTRGEQYFFVNNRFIRSAYLNHAVMSAYQEMIAPDSFPLYVLFIDLDPAQVDINVHPTKQEIKFEDEKIVYAFVQAAVKHALAQFSVTPALEFDLDINIQQLDAVSKPFTEEQQEAASASPLFKNFSQKHQAHFIQPSEKSELKNWQTFFEKPAEAPKFESLLDKLRKDDDPLPYLPAQPRLDLQVDEAAPLMQLHQSYIVASTNRGFILVHQQLAHERILYERYVQAAAGKTMATQKSLFPITLTLTTQDAVLLEELMPDLNQLGYLVEPFGKDSFVIQGTPADLEQGNEKLVMENLLEQYKHFSSELKFSRREKLVRSLAWQHAVKPGKSLTEREMRALIADLFQCNQHNVTAGGNPTYIEFKKDYLENLFKR; from the coding sequence TTGACCGATATCATACAATTATTACCCGATAATATTGCCAACCAGATTGCGGCCGGTGAGGTGATCCAGCGGCCAAGCAGTGCGGTGAAAGAGCTGTTGGAGAACGCCGTGGATGCAGGCGCCACCGAGATCCGGCTCATTATACAGGATGCGGGCAAATCATTGATACAGGTAATTGACAATGGCAAGGGCATGAGTGAATTGGATGCACGGATGTGCTTTGAGCGCCATGCTACTTCCAAAATAAAAAATATTGACGACCTGTTCCGCATCCGCACCATGGGCTTCCGTGGTGAGGCGCTGGCTTCTGTGGCTGCCGTGGCGCAGGTGCTGATGAAAACACGCAGGGCCGAAGATGAGACTGGTACTTCTATAGAGGTCGAGAACAGTGTGGTGATCCGGCAGGAGCCGGTGGCCACGCCCGTGGGCACCAGCATTGCCATGAAGAACCTTTTCTTCAATATTCCCGCCCGCCGTAATTTCCTGAAAAGCAACCCGGCAGAGACCCGGCATATTGTGGATGAGTTCATCCGCGTGGCCCTGTCCTTCCCGCAAATATTTTTCTCGCTCACCAATAACGGTGCGGAAATGTTCCACCTGGAGAAGGGTACCCTGAAACAACGGGTAGTGCAGGTACTGGGCAGCCAGTACAATGCGCGACTGGTAGCCGTCCAGGAAAAAACAGATTACCTCAATGTCCAGGGGTTTGTAGGCAAGCCGGATACCGCAAGGAAGACCCGGGGCGAACAGTATTTCTTCGTCAACAACCGATTTATCCGCAGCGCCTACCTCAACCATGCCGTGATGAGCGCTTACCAGGAAATGATTGCTCCTGACAGCTTTCCGCTCTATGTGCTGTTCATTGACCTGGATCCGGCGCAGGTGGATATCAACGTGCATCCTACCAAGCAGGAAATAAAATTTGAGGACGAAAAGATCGTATACGCTTTTGTGCAGGCCGCCGTCAAACATGCGCTGGCGCAGTTCAGTGTTACGCCTGCGCTGGAATTTGACCTGGATATCAATATCCAGCAGCTGGATGCCGTGAGCAAACCCTTCACGGAAGAACAGCAGGAAGCAGCTTCTGCATCGCCCCTGTTCAAGAATTTCAGCCAGAAGCACCAGGCGCATTTTATACAGCCTTCAGAAAAAAGCGAGCTGAAAAACTGGCAGACCTTTTTTGAAAAACCGGCCGAGGCGCCCAAGTTTGAGTCCCTGCTGGACAAGCTCCGCAAGGACGATGATCCGCTGCCTTACCTGCCCGCCCAGCCCCGGCTGGACCTGCAGGTGGATGAGGCGGCCCCGTTAATGCAACTTCATCAGTCCTATATAGTGGCCAGCACCAACCGTGGGTTCATCCTGGTACACCAGCAACTGGCGCATGAGCGCATCCTCTATGAGCGTTATGTGCAAGCAGCTGCCGGCAAGACCATGGCCACACAGAAAAGCCTGTTCCCCATCACCCTTACCCTGACCACGCAGGATGCGGTACTGCTGGAAGAGCTGATGCCTGATCTCAACCAGCTGGGCTACCTGGTAGAGCCTTTTGGTAAGGACAGCTTTGTGATCCAGGGTACGCCGGCCGACCTGGAGCAGGGCAATGAGAAGCTGGTGATGGAGAACCTGCTGGAACAATACAAGCATTTCAGCAGTGAGCTGAAGTTTTCCCGCCGGGAGAAACTGGTGCGTTCCCTGGCCTGGCAGCATGCGGTAAAGCCGGGCAAATCCCTCACAGAGCGGGAAATGCGGGCCCTGATAGCCGACCTGTTCCAGTGCAACCAGCACAATGTAACGGCAGGCGGCAACCCCACCTACATAGAATTCAAAAAGGATTATCTCGAAAACTTATTTAAGCGATAG
- a CDS encoding 2-oxoacid:acceptor oxidoreductase subunit alpha: MSRKEEVLQDVVIKFAGDSGDGMQLTGSQFTNNTALLGIDLATFPDFPAEIRAPQGTLPGVSGFQLRFSSDRIFTPGDECDVLVAMNAAALKANLKFLKKGGRIIVNTDGFDVKNLRLANYPDGVNPLDDESLTNYEVIRMDVTKMTREALKDISMGTKEKDRAKNMFVLGFLYWMYNRSMENTLDFIKEKFGKKSEILDSNLRALQAGFNYGDTTETFTTRFRVEKARMEAGEYRNIMGNQALALGLIAAAQKSNLPLFVGTYPITPASDILHELSKHKSFGVKTFQAEDEIAGIASAIGAAYGGSLGVTTTSGPGMALKSEAMGLAVMLEIPLVIVNVQRGGPSTGLPTKTEQSDLLQSYYGRNGECPMPVIAASTPSDCFGAAFEAVRIAVQHMTPVIFLSDGYIANGAEPWRFPSSSDLLPIEVKFKTELGHGEERFQPYLRDEKLVRPWAIPGTPGLEHRIGGLEKQNITGNVSYDPENHQLMVKIRQEKVDKIADHIPDQQLDSGLPTGKILVLGWGSTYGAIKSAAAELQAEGYAVSHAHVRHLRPFPKNLGALLAGFDQVLIPEINNGQLIRIIREQFLIDAKGYNKIMGVPITKTELALKLREMLGAAN; encoded by the coding sequence ATGAGCCGAAAAGAAGAAGTACTGCAGGATGTAGTGATCAAGTTCGCCGGAGACTCCGGTGACGGCATGCAACTTACTGGTAGTCAATTTACTAATAATACAGCTTTGCTGGGTATTGACCTGGCCACCTTTCCTGATTTCCCCGCTGAGATCCGCGCCCCGCAGGGTACCCTGCCCGGGGTCAGTGGTTTCCAGCTGCGTTTCTCCAGTGACCGCATCTTCACCCCCGGTGATGAATGCGATGTGCTGGTGGCCATGAACGCCGCCGCCCTCAAAGCCAACCTCAAATTCCTGAAAAAAGGCGGTCGCATCATCGTCAATACCGACGGCTTCGATGTCAAGAACCTGCGCCTGGCCAATTACCCTGACGGCGTTAATCCCCTGGACGACGAAAGCCTCACCAATTACGAGGTGATCCGCATGGACGTCACCAAAATGACGCGTGAAGCGCTCAAGGACATTTCCATGGGCACCAAGGAAAAGGACCGCGCCAAGAATATGTTTGTCCTTGGCTTCCTGTACTGGATGTACAACCGCAGTATGGAGAACACCCTGGACTTTATCAAAGAAAAATTTGGGAAGAAATCAGAGATACTGGACAGTAACCTGCGCGCCCTGCAGGCCGGTTTCAACTACGGCGATACCACCGAAACCTTCACCACCCGTTTCCGCGTGGAGAAAGCCAGGATGGAAGCCGGTGAATACCGCAATATCATGGGCAACCAGGCGCTGGCCCTGGGGCTGATTGCCGCTGCACAGAAAAGCAACCTGCCCCTGTTTGTAGGCACTTACCCCATCACCCCCGCTTCTGATATCCTGCATGAGCTGAGCAAGCACAAATCCTTTGGCGTAAAGACCTTCCAGGCCGAAGATGAGATTGCCGGCATTGCATCTGCTATCGGCGCCGCCTATGGCGGCTCCCTGGGCGTTACCACCACCTCCGGACCGGGTATGGCCCTCAAGTCCGAAGCTATGGGACTGGCCGTGATGCTGGAGATCCCCCTCGTGATCGTGAACGTACAAAGAGGCGGTCCCTCCACCGGCCTGCCCACCAAAACGGAACAGAGCGATCTCCTGCAATCCTATTACGGCCGCAACGGAGAATGCCCTATGCCCGTGATTGCCGCCTCCACCCCCAGCGATTGCTTCGGCGCCGCTTTTGAAGCCGTCCGCATCGCTGTGCAACATATGACCCCGGTGATCTTCCTGAGCGACGGGTACATTGCCAATGGCGCCGAACCCTGGCGCTTCCCCAGCAGCAGCGACCTGCTCCCCATTGAAGTGAAGTTCAAGACTGAACTGGGCCATGGCGAAGAACGCTTCCAGCCTTATCTACGCGATGAGAAGCTGGTCCGCCCCTGGGCCATCCCCGGTACACCCGGCCTGGAACACCGCATCGGCGGCCTCGAAAAACAAAATATCACCGGTAATGTCAGCTATGATCCCGAGAACCACCAGCTCATGGTGAAGATCAGACAGGAGAAAGTTGACAAGATCGCCGATCATATCCCCGACCAGCAGCTGGACAGCGGCCTGCCCACCGGCAAGATCCTGGTCCTCGGCTGGGGCAGCACCTATGGCGCTATCAAAAGCGCCGCGGCTGAGCTGCAGGCTGAAGGCTACGCCGTCAGCCATGCCCATGTCCGGCACCTGCGTCCCTTCCCCAAAAATCTGGGCGCCCTGCTCGCAGGTTTTGATCAGGTACTGATACCCGAGATCAACAATGGTCAGCTCATCAGGATCATCCGTGAGCAGTTCCTCATTGATGCCAAAGGCTACAATAAGATCATGGGCGTACCCATCACCAAAACAGAGCTGGCGCTGAAATTGCGTGAAATGCTGGGCGCCGCCAATTAA
- a CDS encoding DUF5706 domain-containing protein, with product MTAEHQELVQDARQYVTGLFANRVDADFVFHNIDHTQEVVEAATLLADHYQLPEQELLILLLAAWFHDTGYSGGQPKRHEELSRDIAGEYLQRKGVDPVIMERVSNCIMATKWPQCPTNLTEQILCDADLFHLGSDNFNEKTKILRQELNRLLDTKLSKKEWRQKNIFFLQQHRYFTDYARTHMEPVKQAHLKALLAKGTKGEEPVTVEKLVKEPLDKALRETGSVSVSPSTEKLSEKEKREREKEKERQSRTDRSIGTMFRIMSHNHVSLSQMADSKANIMISVNTIVMSIMVSVLLGKLQFYPEYIVPTIILLVVCLGAVVFAILATRPNVNRGVFTTEDIQNKQVNLLFFGNFYNMGLKDYDWAMKEMMSDKEYLYSSMIKDTYFLGVVLARKYKYLRISYNIFMFGLVIAILAFAISFLFSEQNVGAN from the coding sequence ATGACTGCAGAACACCAGGAGCTGGTACAGGACGCCAGACAGTATGTGACAGGTCTTTTTGCGAACCGTGTGGATGCGGATTTCGTGTTTCACAATATAGACCATACGCAGGAAGTGGTGGAAGCCGCTACCCTGCTGGCGGATCATTACCAGTTGCCGGAGCAGGAACTCCTGATACTCCTGCTGGCCGCCTGGTTCCATGATACCGGTTATTCCGGCGGGCAGCCCAAGCGTCATGAAGAGCTGAGCCGGGATATAGCCGGCGAGTACCTGCAGCGCAAAGGCGTTGACCCCGTGATCATGGAACGGGTGAGCAATTGCATTATGGCCACCAAATGGCCGCAATGCCCTACCAACCTGACGGAGCAGATCCTCTGCGATGCAGATCTGTTCCACCTGGGCAGTGACAACTTCAACGAAAAGACCAAAATATTAAGGCAGGAGCTGAACCGCCTGCTGGATACCAAGCTCAGCAAGAAAGAGTGGCGGCAGAAGAATATTTTCTTTTTGCAGCAGCACCGCTATTTTACCGACTATGCCAGAACGCATATGGAACCGGTGAAACAGGCGCATCTCAAAGCGCTGCTGGCCAAAGGAACAAAAGGGGAAGAACCGGTCACGGTGGAGAAACTGGTAAAAGAGCCGCTGGACAAAGCGCTCCGGGAAACTGGCAGCGTTTCCGTATCTCCTTCCACGGAGAAACTGAGTGAAAAAGAAAAAAGGGAGCGGGAGAAAGAAAAGGAAAGACAGAGCAGGACGGACAGGAGCATTGGCACCATGTTCCGCATCATGTCCCATAACCATGTAAGCCTGAGCCAGATGGCGGATAGCAAGGCCAATATCATGATCTCGGTGAACACCATCGTTATGTCTATCATGGTATCTGTACTGCTGGGCAAGCTGCAGTTCTACCCCGAATATATTGTACCCACAATAATCCTGCTGGTGGTTTGTTTAGGGGCCGTGGTCTTTGCCATCCTGGCTACCAGGCCGAATGTCAATCGTGGAGTATTCACTACGGAGGATATCCAGAACAAGCAGGTGAACCTACTGTTCTTTGGTAATTTCTACAATATGGGCCTGAAGGATTACGACTGGGCCATGAAAGAGATGATGTCCGATAAGGAATACCTGTACAGCAGTATGATCAAGGATACTTATTTCCTGGGCGTAGTACTGGCCCGGAAATACAAATACCTGCGTATCTCCTATAATATCTTCATGTTTGGACTGGTGATTGCCATCCTGGCCTTTGCCATTTCCTTCCTGTTCTCTGAACAGAATGTAGGCGCCAATTAA